TCATGAACTCCTTGCGTTAGGTACTCATTTTTAGGGAGTTATCCTTCGTGTTTTTCATGTATTTGTAATTCTCCATTGATGCATTAAATCCgaaatgcatttttttttttttgggtaactTTTATGTTTCACAAAAAGCATGAGAGCAGATAGAGCCACAAATGTTTGTGAAAACCCAAAAGCTAACAGAGAACGAAATTAAATGagagttaaaaataaaaatattaaaaaaaaaaaaaggagtgatCAGAAAGATGGGCATGATCaatccagaaaaatatttttagttatagaagaagaaattaagcACAAGACTCGAACAATAATGGGAGGCATCTTTGATAAGGTTATGAGATGTCGTGCAGATTGGTTGCTGCCTTACCTTCTAAAAAAAAGTAGCATTGCCTTTTGTTGGTATATATAAGAGATTTGGTTGCCGCCAATTTGAAGTTTCATTTATTGACAGTTAGTAGAAattatttccctttttttttcctaAGGATATTAATTTCATTGAAGAGATAAAATGGGCTTCAAGCCTAGTACAAAGTGATGTTGATATACAAAGTCAACACCAAAAGAAACATGACGCAAGATCTTCTGAGCCAAGGAATGGGTGGCTCTGTTACAGGACCTTCTAGCATAAGTAAAAGAAACAAAGTCTAATTCCCTGCTCATCTTACAGATAGAAGGCACCATATTTGCAATGTGAATAGGACATTGAGTACTGAGAATGGCCTGAATGAGGTTCTGACAATCTCCTTTAAATATCACTCGTTTATAGCCTCTATTGACAGCCATCTGAACCGCTTCTCGACATGCTAAACTCCCTAACACGAGAGGGTCCGAGATATGAGAGAATAATTCGCATTTCCAACTAATTACTGAACCGGAGTGATCCCTGAAAATGATTGTCGTAGCACCTCTGTTGCTGGAAGAATCTACTACTGCATCAAAATTACTTTTCAAAGCATTCACTAGATGAGGTAGCTAGGAATGCTGCTGAATGATTGGATGGTTCCCCAAAGATTGGTCAGCAGAGGTAGCTTCAACAAAATCTTGCTGAAAGGAAATTGCATTGTTTTTATCCTGATTACTATCTTGTTGATGCCCATTAAAGACATGTTCGTTACTGCACTTCCATATGCTCCCACACATAAAAACTGCCAACTGAACAAAATAGCTCCCCGCTGGTTGACTTGCAAGGGGTTGAGTAAGCTCTACCCAGCAATCCAAAATAGATGTACCATTAAACAGAGAAGAACAAACCCTAGATGGAGAGTTTAACCAGATGGTGGCTGCCCTTGGGCATTCAAAGAAAATGTGCTTTACAGTTTCCCTttgatcatataataaacaattaggCAATGCACGAGGGATTCGTTGTAATATCCCAGGTGCTTGGGATGTGAGCACTACTTGTATTTGTATAACCTTAATTGTATTAACAATTTTGAATTAGGTGGTCCTATTTAGATTAGTTTAATTGGAGTGTTATAATTGGTATCACAGTTATTCAGGTCAAAAAATTGTGCCGGCCGTGAGGAAAAACTACCTAATTAGATATAAGATAAAGCTATTTGAGATGCtagcaaatcacaatatttattgTACTTGCTTGGAATGTGAGTACCACTTGAGGCTTGTTTGGTATTGCTGTTGGAACTGCGATTGAGAAAATCACTTtcttaaatatactagttagagagtattaaaaaataatttaaaattaaatttgataagttttagtaGTAAGATCattaaagtaataaaataatttttttcaaactgTTTTTTCTACACCTAAAATGGTGCTTTTATTCAAAAAAACAGTTTTGGACATCCAAATAATACTAAACAAgcacttgaatgtgtataactTTAGTTGTAACTACTAAATGACTTTATTTAATCATTTTTGGTCAAGTGATTTAAAATCTGAAAGTTATTCTGGTCAGTTTAATTTTGGTAAGCTTAGTTTGGTGTTATATTCGTTGATAGAGAAACTCTCCAGATGACAGTTTACCTTTGAGaaaagaccagagacaaatataaGAAGTTTACTTGAGAGCGATATCTTCCCAATATTTTTCCAAAATGCTTCGTTTGAAAAGATGGACCCAGACCTGTTGAATTCCTTGCCAGAGGCCCAGAGAATTATGGATTTGCCAGGCAATGTAATAACCAAACTTCACATAATAAAATCCTCTCCTATCAAAATACCACGCTAAGCGGTCCTCTTGCATGTGAATTCCAACTGGAATAGACAAAATGTCCTCAATTTCTTCGTCCTGCTTAAGCAAGTTCAAATCCCACGAGTTGAACAGAATCTATGAGCTGAGATACTATTTCATACAATCAACAAATAGAATTTGACGATATAGCAGTTCTTTGTTGACTTCGTTGCCTTAATTTTGCCAGCTGCTTATTATATGGTAGTGACAACTCATATAGCATTGCTTTCATATGGCAGTACTTTGTTCTGATTAAATATTTAGTTGATGGAAGTACATTGTTGACTTTTTTGTCTTCTTTCACGAGCTTAGTTTTGTACATAACTTCATTTCTTGGTTAATGCAATTACCAAATTCATTGTCTGTTTCTGATATCAAAGTTCataccttcaaaaaaaaaaaaaagaaaaataacttcTTTTAGTTGCAATATTCTCCAAGGATATGGATCAAACACGGACAGCTTTAACGAGAGTTGTTCATCTCTTCACtcatccctttttacttcttcttgtACCCTTTATCTTTATCATCCTCAAGCTCCTCAGCTCTTCATCCTCGAAAAGGCAGCCTCTTCCTCCAGGTCCCAAAGCATGGCCTATCGTAGGCAACCTTCTCCATATAGGAAAAATGCCACATATCTCCATGGCCAACCATGCAAAAGCTCATGGCCCTTTAATTTCACTAAGGCTTGGCACCCGAGTCCTCATTGTTGGGTCTTCTCCGATGGCAGCTACAGAAATTCTCAAGACAAATGATCGTTTTCTGTCTGGTAGATGTGTGCCAAAAGCAAATCCCTATCGAAGCCAAGAACTCGACCGTATATCACTTGTTTGGGCCCCGCACTGCACCGAGGGATGGAAATCCTTGCGAGCCTTATGCAGGACTGAGCTGTTTTCAGCCAAAGCAATAGAATCACAAGCCAGTATGAGAGAGAAGAAAGTTGCCCAGATGGTAAAATTTTTGGAAAGTAGGCAAGGAAAAGTTGTTGATATTGGAGAAGTAGTGTTCACTACCGTTTTTAACACCCTGTCCAATCTCCTTTTCTCAAAAGACTTCATTGGTTTGGAAGATAAAGGGGTGGCTAGTGGATTGAAAAATCTTATCTGGAAGATGATGGAATTGGGCACCACTCCAAATATAGCAGATTTTTATCCTATACTCGCCGGGTTGGATCCTCAAGGACTAAGAAGGAAGAGCTTAAAATATATTCAAGAAATGTTTGCCGTTTGGGGAATTTACATTAAGGAAAGAAGACAAAAGCATGGCCAAGATGCTCCAAAAAACGATTTCTTGGATGTATTTCTTGCAAATGGATTTCAGGACGATCAAATCAATTGGTTGACTCTTGTAAGTAATAATTAAACAGTTCCTTCGCCTTAATTTCTCTCTTTTTGTTTGCTCGATTTGTTGTTCACAACTATAGTAATGGAAATATATAGTCTAAGAGATCACCATGTTTAATTTGCAGGAATTGTTCAGTGCAGGCACAGACACTACTACGACGACAATAGAGTGGGCAGTGGCTGAGCTTATCAAGAACAAACAAGTCATGAGAAAAGTTCGTGAGGAGCTAGAAAGAGAAATCAACAAAGACTATATACATGAATCTAATGTTTCTCAGCTTCCTTATTTAAATGCATGCATAAAGGAAACTCTGAGATTACACCCTCCTGCTCCATTTTTAGTTCCACGTCGTGCTATCGAGAATTGTGAAGTTATGAATTACACCATTCCAAAAGATTCTCAGATATTAGTCAATGTTTGGGCTACTGGGCGTGATCCCTCTGCTTGGGAAGATCCTTTGTTATTTAAACCTGAAAGGTTTCTTAACTCAAGTTTAGACTTAAAGGGTCATGATTATGAGTTTCTACCTTTCGGTTCAGGAAGGAGGATTTGTCCCGGATTGCCAATGGCTACAAGACAACTTCCAATGATTTTGGCCTCTCTAATACACTGCTTTGATTGGTCTCTTGAAAATAATGAGGATCCTGCGGAGTTAAACATGACCGAAAAGTTTGGCATAACATTGCAGAAGGAACATCCTCTACTTATTGTCCCTAAAAGAAAACTATAATTTCAATGGTTGTTTGTTAAGTATGTGGCACAACCTTTTGCTCCTTTCAAAAGATTTTGTCTTTAATAATATTGGCAATGACTTCAGTCTTTGCTCTAGCGATATGTATTTTCCTTATACCTGCATTTGTCTCTTTGTTAATTTTCTGGGCTAGTGGAAGTGAGCGTGAAAGGTAAAGCCATCCAGGCTCACTCATAAAACTGGAGGCTTGTAAAAGTTAAAATATGGGAAAATTCTTATTTACATTctgttaattataaattaaagatataaatatataaaaatttatatatttaatagataaattttattatatatcttATGTTTTGATCCATAATgagttaaatttaaaaaaaaaacccttaatgaaattaattagtaaataaatactaaaaaaaattgaaatagaaACCAACCGAATCAGTTGCTAATTCATTAAAATCAATTGTTAATCAATTTAGCAATCAATTCAGTCGGTTTCAATGAAACTGATTGCAAATAGCAACTGACAATCAAattgatttccaaattaattaatttttttaaaaagtaaaactTTTAGTAAAAAATTATTGGTTACTTGTAGAAATCAGTTTAGCAACCGAAACATAGCtaattgcaaaaattttaatatatttaattttataattttgcaaCCATATTGTAAATCAGTTATTATTTACAATTAATTTAGCAACCGAAAAGTTGAttgctaattaaaaaaaaattataaaaaaattaaatttccaaataacaaataaataattcaaataaataattttttaaaatattactaagataataaattattaatgaaaaattagtactaaaaaattagtataaaaatattataaaaattactaataataactattataaaaaatattaataaaaaattaaatataaaaagatatttataagaaaaattactaaaaaaaataccatatatattataataaaaaattactaaaaattaatactgcaaaaaatttactaacaaaaattatatttgtataaaaaatttttattttatgacaaagaaaaataaattaaataagaaagatgagaaacaaaaagataatgaagaagaaaaaagatgagaaagaaaaaataatgaaaaaaatagataagaaagaaaaattgatgaagaaaatatataaaaatagatgagaaagaaaatatgataaaaaaatatgagaaaaaaaagGTGAAGAAGAAAGTAggtgagaaaaaaaaatgatgaagaaaatatatgagaaaaaaaatgatgaagaaaatatatgagaaaaaaaaagatgatgaagaaaatatattagaaggaaaagatgataaataacatagatgaaaatgaaaaaaatgatgaaaattttgagagaaaagataagaaagagagaaaaaaaaaaagagtagtggAGAAACAAAATGAGTAGTGGTTTATTAAGCAAATTAATAATCGATTGTCGAttgctaatttttttaaaaaattgggtGAGAATTTTTGGGGAAAAAATTTTGTAATCGGTTGTTATTCTCAATCGATTTTAATTGGTTGCAAAATTTAATTGCTATTAGCATTCACAAATTGGTTACAAATcaaagtaaaaaattaaaaaaaagtgagAATTTTTTGAGAGCAAAAATCGgttgcaaattaaaaaaaataaaaaattaggcgAAAACTTTTGTAGGAAATAAATTgttgctaaatttttaaaaattaactattatactaaaaaaaatgaaattataaatcgGTTACAAAATTAATTGCTAATAGCAACTAATTTCAATCATttgtaaaaatcaattacaaaagtgATTTTTTTTGTAGTGAAATGTCAAACATACAAGTAATTAATCAGTGATTAATATATGTGACAATGATTCATtagataaatataaaatattcaatAGTATTTGATACACATCTATTTACTTGGTGTAATATTATTTAGACCCAGTTCATTATAgatctaaaatataaaaatatgggATCTACATATTTAATATATGGATCCCATCATACATTTTGTGTCCATGATAGACCGGGTCTAAATGCCATATCCGTCCCCAACTTATAGAAACTAATGTAACTTGAAAAACTGATAGGATTTTCCTTAAATTTAtagttaaaaaaatatatgaaacCTGTTAAAATACATTTGGTATGTAAAAATTGGCTCCGTGTTAATTAAACATATTTAAATACACACATATACATAGATCCTCTCTGTGataatcaaaagaaaatatttacaAACTAGAGCTTCAACTGCCTATACATATGCACAATAATCTAAAACAAAATGAATTATAAAAGAATATACTGGTCTGACCTCCACTAGATTCTACAGCTTCTTGTTGCCTATATATATTTACAGTAATCTAAAACAAAATGACTTACAAAAGAATATACTGGTCCGACATCCTTTGGACTGTACAACTGGTGAAGTGGAAGAGAGGACAATATTAAAAGATAGGCTACTAGTGTTAGAGTCAACAAAAAgaatttgaaatattaaaaattaagggGTGAGTATAACTATTCAATGAgcaaatgaataaaaaaataaagaagaataaATAAGGTTTTGATATTTAATAACACCAATTCTGCTATGCTAGAAAAGGTCAATTGAATGAATGTCATTTAATCCGAATCATGTAACTGagctaaaataaaaatttatattgtaaAAATATTACTAAAGTTGCTAGAATAACATAAAATCCGTAATATCCTCGTACACTTGTAATATGCTTCCTGTAGATAATATTAGTATCTCAAGtgcaaaaataaattttaatagccTAAGAGCAATGCTAACATCTTGGGCTTTATGTTGACCCCATTGGTCCAAGAGTAATAAAAATATTGGTCATACACATATGTAGAGTTACTCTCAAAGGGTGACCACCTAATATACGCCTCAGAAGCTGTGTGTATATTAAGCGTTGTCCCAAAGACAGTGTAAATATAAGCTGAGCTAAAAAATTTTTACTCATTAACAAGGTACTATCTATTCGGCATATATGTTGAGTATATTTAACCATTTATTTAGTTATAATTATAAATCTCATCTTATTTaataataaagaataaaattatcattctttgtttccatttacatatttagaaataaataaataatttatatttaataaaatactaGTGTTATATATTTATCCACTCACCTATATCAAAAACAGACTGAAGCCTAAACCGCTAGAATATCCCTAGTAGCTACTGTAAGAGTTGGATCCTTTTCTAAAGTTAAGGAATAAAAGTGCATTAAGGAaggaaatttaaattctagattgagaatagtgagatataaaatgtatgatttatgtttgaaaattttaaaagaaatctaGCAGCACTCCAGCATAAAACTGAACGATCTCCAAAATTCTAACAGCTCAATAAGCTCTCAACAATTCACAATGCatcacaaataaatttaaaatatccaATTGAGGCCTATACAAAATAATATGATAAATTCCAAATTTTCTCCATTTATTTCTCCTCCTCCATTCAACATACTTTTCTTCTCTTTGAGCATTTCATGCTAAAATTCTTTCCatttattaaatcaaaatttttgctagtttaaatataattaaatttacacTAATAGCCCCAAGAATTAACCACATCatattttaatttcttctttAAGATATAAAAACTTAGATCCAATCCTCTCTATGTACACCAACTCTTAATTTCACCTATTAAAGAGCACATACTTATGAGCTAGgaatttacatttttatttttaacccTAGAAATTGATTGTTTCAAAATAAAACTTTACCTAATAATCTAACACAAAGCTAATCTCCCTCATATTCTCATACCATAGAAAATCACCAAGGGATATCaaattaaactttaataattaaacaaaaaGGGAAAAAGAGTTTACTCATTTGAAAGAATTGACTAATCCTTGTTACGGTTTTAGTTCAAGTGGGTGTTAAGCTAATAGTTTTATGAGTTTATGGGTTGATTTGTAAAATGAAAGTGGGTAGAGGGAGGCATAAGCAAAATTTTAGTTGTGGAATTTTGGAACTCCTCTGCTTCTGTGGAAAAAGGAAACCCTCTCCAAAAGCTTCTCTTcttcctattattattattattattataaattcctAGACTTCTTCCCATCATTtactatatattattattattttatttatttatttattatatattattattattttatttatttattattattagtatttttttttctttttatagacCCTTGTCAATTTGTTAAATGAGCTAGATGTTACACTAgacaagaatatatatatatatatatatatatataattgtttgGAGAAGGAGATTAGTAagtgaaatttaaatttttatagtttTGAACTAGTTAAGGAGAAAACTAGCGGATGGCTACATATGCAAGGCACATGAGCATAATTTTACTTAAATATAAGATGGGGTccgcaatttttttcttttacatagttaaataaattttttaataaaaaaaaaaaattattggcaTGTCAAGGTTCATAAaaaatgtttttattaatttatatgttaaaattaataattttatttaaaatataatatatacaaattattaagattattataaaaaatattggcAGGTTCATAAAGAAAcgtttttattaatttacattttaaaattaataattttatttaaaatataatatatacaaattattaagATTATTATAAAAAATGACATCGGCATTGTCTAAGGTTTAtaaaaaaatgtttttattaattttttaaatagaagtatattttttatgttttattatttttttattatttaaaatgttattataaatttatactgataattatttttttaatattttatatatttttaatgcgtttgtattttaataatttatataatattaaatttatatttattacatTAAGACCGATTAATATTAATTGTaagtataaatatattaataatttaaatattaaaaattaataaattcacgcataaaataagtaaataaaaatt
Above is a genomic segment from Hevea brasiliensis isolate MT/VB/25A 57/8 chromosome 17, ASM3005281v1, whole genome shotgun sequence containing:
- the LOC110641604 gene encoding probable (S)-N-methylcoclaurine 3'-hydroxylase isozyme 2 codes for the protein MDQTRTALTRVVHLFTHPFLLLLVPFIFIILKLLSSSSSKRQPLPPGPKAWPIVGNLLHIGKMPHISMANHAKAHGPLISLRLGTRVLIVGSSPMAATEILKTNDRFLSGRCVPKANPYRSQELDRISLVWAPHCTEGWKSLRALCRTELFSAKAIESQASMREKKVAQMVKFLESRQGKVVDIGEVVFTTVFNTLSNLLFSKDFIGLEDKGVASGLKNLIWKMMELGTTPNIADFYPILAGLDPQGLRRKSLKYIQEMFAVWGIYIKERRQKHGQDAPKNDFLDVFLANGFQDDQINWLTLELFSAGTDTTTTTIEWAVAELIKNKQVMRKVREELEREINKDYIHESNVSQLPYLNACIKETLRLHPPAPFLVPRRAIENCEVMNYTIPKDSQILVNVWATGRDPSAWEDPLLFKPERFLNSSLDLKGHDYEFLPFGSGRRICPGLPMATRQLPMILASLIHCFDWSLENNEDPAELNMTEKFGITLQKEHPLLIVPKRKL